One Halalkalicoccus sp. NIPERK01 DNA segment encodes these proteins:
- a CDS encoding acyl-CoA dehydrogenase family protein: MEYDDTERAREFAARTREFLDEEVIPVEREVLGSGPVSEGQVEGLREAARERGLYAPHLPEKYGGQGLSYRDMLPVFEAAGRSLLGPAALRVDAPDEGNMHTLELFGTDEQKEEWLKPLAAGEVRSGFSMTEPIQGGGSDPKMLKTEARKEGDEWVIDGHKWWTTQGAEADVLIVMARTDPEAHPYAGCSLFLVPSDTDGVEVVRNIPHVGGEVSGMSHAEIRYNGVRIPEGNLLGGLNEGFSHAQQRLGPARLTHCMRYSGMAERALDVAKAYVSEREAFDGPLAEKQAIRFTIAEAETNLHAARTMVRHAAREIDSGGEARIPVSMAKVFAANTVQEVIDDCLQLCGANGIGKDLPLADFYENARQFRLVDGADEVHKRVIAREALSEVRPEEIESITRYGG; encoded by the coding sequence ATGGAGTACGACGACACGGAGCGTGCGCGCGAGTTCGCCGCCCGGACCCGCGAGTTCCTCGATGAGGAGGTGATTCCCGTCGAACGGGAGGTTCTGGGGAGCGGTCCGGTCTCGGAGGGGCAGGTCGAGGGGCTTCGAGAGGCCGCCCGCGAGCGCGGGCTGTACGCGCCGCACCTCCCCGAAAAATACGGCGGACAGGGCCTGAGCTACCGGGATATGTTACCCGTTTTCGAGGCCGCAGGGAGAAGCCTGCTGGGGCCGGCCGCCCTGAGAGTCGACGCCCCCGACGAGGGCAACATGCACACGCTGGAACTGTTCGGGACCGACGAGCAGAAAGAAGAATGGTTAAAACCGCTCGCCGCCGGGGAGGTTCGTTCAGGATTCTCGATGACCGAACCGATCCAGGGAGGCGGGTCGGACCCGAAGATGCTCAAGACCGAGGCGAGAAAGGAGGGCGACGAGTGGGTGATCGACGGGCACAAGTGGTGGACCACGCAGGGCGCGGAGGCCGACGTGCTGATCGTGATGGCCCGCACGGACCCGGAGGCCCATCCCTACGCCGGTTGTTCGCTGTTTCTCGTCCCGAGCGATACCGATGGTGTGGAGGTCGTCCGAAACATCCCCCACGTCGGCGGCGAGGTCTCGGGCATGAGCCACGCCGAGATCCGCTACAACGGGGTTCGGATCCCCGAGGGGAACCTCCTCGGAGGACTGAACGAGGGCTTTTCCCACGCCCAGCAGCGCCTCGGGCCCGCCCGACTGACCCACTGTATGCGGTATTCGGGGATGGCGGAACGTGCGCTCGACGTCGCCAAGGCCTACGTCAGCGAGCGCGAGGCCTTCGACGGCCCGCTGGCCGAGAAACAGGCGATCCGATTTACGATCGCCGAGGCGGAGACGAACCTCCACGCCGCGCGGACGATGGTGCGCCACGCCGCCCGCGAGATCGATTCGGGCGGCGAGGCCCGCATCCCCGTCTCGATGGCGAAGGTGTTCGCCGCGAACACGGTGCAGGAGGTGATCGACGACTGCCTCCAACTCTGTGGCGCGAACGGCATCGGCAAGGACCTCCCCCTCGCCGATTTCTACGAGAACGCCCGCCAGTTCCGGCTGGTCGACGGGGCCGACGAGGTCCACAAGCGCGTGATCGCCCGGGAGGCGCTCTCCGAGGTCCGCCCGGAGGAAATCGAGTCGATCACCCGATACGGAGGGTAG
- the lpdA gene encoding dihydrolipoyl dehydrogenase — protein sequence MSDGYDLLVLGGGMAGLPVAMKCAYSGMEVALVEEDLLGGTCLNRGCIPTKTMLRSAEVANLARRSEEFGIDVDGPIEADLEAIVRRKDAIVESIREGAYENVEDNENLTLVEGRGVFESAHELRIGDRTLAVDRVVINTGACPARPPIDGLDEIEVLDSTDMLELDVVPDSLVVIGGGYVGCEYAQMYGRFGADVTVFQRGERLLPREEPAVSEVIEDVFADEGIDVRTETPVTSLASDGDVVIRADGPDGTVETTAAEVLLAAGRTPNTDGIGLEEAGVALDERGFVETADGFETTADGVYAIGDVSGPPMFTHSARDDADLLYRHLAKGEEVSTEGRVVPWAVFTDPQVGHVGLTEREAREAGHEVGIGRQDLAEQGKPKALGETEGFVKLVTDAETDELLGAHVVGEQGAEIVHELVLAIELGATAADVANTMHVHPTLPESINSAAGGVHRPS from the coding sequence ATGAGCGACGGATACGATCTGCTCGTTCTCGGCGGCGGCATGGCCGGCCTCCCGGTCGCGATGAAGTGCGCCTACTCGGGGATGGAGGTCGCGCTCGTCGAGGAGGACCTGCTGGGCGGGACGTGCCTCAACCGCGGCTGCATTCCGACGAAGACGATGCTCCGCAGCGCCGAGGTCGCGAACCTCGCCCGTCGAAGCGAGGAGTTCGGGATCGACGTCGACGGGCCCATCGAAGCCGACCTGGAGGCCATCGTCCGGCGCAAGGACGCCATCGTCGAGAGCATCCGAGAGGGTGCCTACGAGAACGTCGAGGACAACGAGAACCTCACGCTCGTCGAGGGCCGCGGCGTCTTCGAGTCGGCCCACGAACTCCGGATCGGCGACCGGACGCTCGCCGTCGACCGGGTCGTCATCAACACGGGCGCCTGCCCCGCGAGACCGCCGATCGACGGCCTCGACGAGATCGAGGTGCTCGACAGCACCGACATGCTGGAACTCGACGTGGTGCCCGACTCGCTGGTCGTGATCGGCGGCGGCTACGTCGGCTGTGAGTACGCCCAGATGTACGGCCGGTTCGGCGCTGACGTGACCGTCTTCCAGCGCGGCGAGCGACTCCTCCCGCGGGAGGAGCCGGCCGTGAGCGAGGTGATCGAGGACGTCTTCGCCGACGAGGGGATCGACGTTCGCACCGAAACGCCCGTCACGAGCCTCGCGTCCGACGGCGACGTCGTCATCCGGGCCGACGGGCCCGACGGGACCGTCGAGACGACGGCCGCCGAGGTCCTGTTGGCCGCGGGACGCACGCCCAACACCGACGGGATCGGCCTCGAGGAGGCGGGCGTCGCCCTCGACGAGCGCGGATTCGTCGAGACCGCCGACGGGTTCGAGACGACCGCCGACGGCGTCTACGCGATCGGGGACGTGAGCGGCCCGCCGATGTTCACCCATTCGGCCCGCGACGACGCCGACCTGCTGTATCGCCACCTCGCGAAGGGCGAGGAGGTCAGCACCGAGGGCCGGGTCGTCCCGTGGGCGGTGTTCACCGACCCGCAGGTGGGTCACGTCGGCCTGACCGAGCGGGAGGCCCGCGAGGCGGGCCACGAGGTCGGGATCGGTCGACAGGACCTCGCCGAACAGGGCAAACCGAAGGCGCTCGGCGAGACCGAGGGGTTCGTGAAGCTGGTGACGGACGCCGAGACCGACGAACTGCTCGGCGCGCACGTCGTCGGCGAGCAGGGCGCGGAGATCGTCCACGAACTCGTACTCGCGATCGAACTCGGCGCGACGGCCGCCGACGTCGCGAACACGATGCACGTCCATCCGACCCTGCCCGAGAGCATCAACTCGGCGGCGGGCGGCGTCCACCGGCCGTCGTAA
- a CDS encoding SDR family NAD(P)-dependent oxidoreductase → MSGRFGVDGQVAIVTGASSGIGRSIAERFADEGARVVVCSREQDNVDPVAEDVRESGGDALAVECDVTDRGAVEALVEATVEEYGGVDCLVNNAGASFMAGFDDISENGWRTIVDINLHGTYHCTQAAGEHLKDGGGTVINLASVAGQRGSPYMSHYGAAKAGIINLTTTLSAEWAGEGVRVNCIAPGFVATPGVESQMGVSAERIERGEVERRIGLPEEIADVAQFLASPASSYVVGETITAGGVPRVEETPEV, encoded by the coding sequence ATGAGCGGACGGTTCGGCGTCGACGGGCAGGTGGCGATCGTCACGGGGGCCTCGAGCGGGATCGGCCGGTCCATCGCGGAGCGATTCGCCGACGAGGGCGCGCGGGTCGTCGTCTGCTCGCGCGAGCAGGACAACGTCGATCCGGTCGCCGAGGACGTTCGAGAGTCGGGCGGCGATGCGCTGGCCGTCGAGTGCGACGTGACGGATCGGGGGGCCGTCGAGGCGCTGGTCGAGGCGACGGTCGAGGAGTACGGGGGCGTGGACTGTCTCGTCAACAACGCGGGCGCGAGCTTCATGGCCGGTTTCGACGACATCTCGGAGAACGGGTGGCGAACCATCGTGGACATCAACCTGCACGGGACCTACCACTGCACGCAGGCCGCCGGCGAGCACCTGAAAGACGGCGGCGGTACGGTGATCAATCTCGCGTCGGTCGCCGGCCAGCGCGGGTCGCCGTACATGAGCCACTACGGCGCGGCGAAGGCGGGGATCATCAACCTCACGACGACGCTTTCGGCGGAGTGGGCCGGCGAGGGCGTCAGGGTCAACTGCATCGCGCCGGGGTTCGTCGCCACGCCCGGCGTCGAGAGCCAGATGGGGGTCTCCGCGGAGCGAATCGAGCGCGGAGAGGTCGAACGCCGGATCGGCCTCCCCGAGGAGATCGCCGACGTCGCGCAGTTCCTCGCCAGCCCCGCCTCCTCGTACGTCGTCGGCGAGACGATTACCGCCGGCGGGGTGCCCCGCGTCGAGGAGACGCCGGAGGTCTGA
- a CDS encoding response regulator: MSDYAFDPVDILLVEDNPGDVKLTQEAFKEGQIANTLHVVTDGVEALDFLFQRGEYADAPRPDFVLLDLNLPRKNGDEVLEELRADPECKDVPVIILTGSSAQEDVIRSYELAANAYLTKPVDPGEFIQTILSTERYWLSVVRLPTDADLD, translated from the coding sequence ATGAGTGACTACGCGTTCGATCCGGTGGACATCCTGCTCGTCGAGGACAACCCCGGCGACGTCAAACTCACCCAGGAGGCGTTCAAGGAGGGCCAGATCGCGAACACGCTTCACGTCGTCACCGACGGGGTCGAGGCGCTGGATTTCCTCTTCCAGCGGGGCGAGTACGCCGACGCGCCGCGGCCCGATTTCGTCCTGCTCGACCTCAATCTCCCGCGCAAGAACGGCGACGAGGTGCTCGAGGAACTGCGCGCAGACCCCGAGTGCAAGGACGTTCCGGTGATAATCCTCACGGGATCGAGCGCACAGGAGGACGTGATTCGCTCGTACGAACTCGCCGCGAACGCCTATCTGACGAAGCCGGTCGATCCGGGCGAGTTCATCCAGACGATCCTCTCGACGGAACGGTACTGGCTGTCGGTCGTCCGGTTGCCGACCGACGCGGATCTCGACTGA
- a CDS encoding ATP-binding protein, producing MVRAASVVLGRGVIILLGQIYLLVAVAPYVLADTGTPFGTTPVELALVAVPGFILLYGGYRLRGSDIAPEFYPTIAIWCLSGFGLMVVILALYHVQPATSISNPGRAVPMLTALSSVAGYGAGIHNARAKELKRTRERLDTTVERLRTSNQRLEQFAYAASHDLQEPLRMVSSYLRLLERRCENDLDDEGKEYLEIAVDSADRMSAMVDGLLRYSRVASNDDPLEPVDLDAVLADVRSDLRMQIQETDAEITAHPLPEVMGQADQLHQVVQNLLSNAIHYSGEGPPRIDVSAERTDKDEMWTVTVRDEGIGIDPLDADSIFDLFQRVPTDGGHDGSGIGLALCEQIVERHGGEIWVESEPGEGSAFSFTLPAVEGGDGDE from the coding sequence ATGGTTCGCGCCGCATCCGTCGTGCTGGGGAGGGGTGTCATCATTCTTCTCGGTCAGATATACCTCCTCGTCGCCGTAGCGCCATACGTACTGGCCGATACGGGCACGCCGTTCGGGACTACCCCGGTAGAGCTCGCGTTGGTGGCCGTTCCGGGGTTCATACTCCTCTACGGCGGGTATCGACTGAGGGGGTCGGACATCGCTCCCGAGTTCTACCCGACCATCGCTATCTGGTGTCTGAGCGGATTCGGGCTGATGGTCGTCATCCTCGCGCTCTATCACGTCCAGCCCGCCACCAGCATCTCCAACCCGGGCCGGGCCGTCCCCATGCTCACGGCGCTCAGCAGCGTCGCGGGCTACGGGGCGGGCATCCACAACGCACGGGCCAAGGAACTCAAGCGCACGCGGGAGCGCCTCGACACCACGGTCGAGCGACTCCGCACGTCGAACCAGCGCCTCGAACAGTTCGCCTACGCCGCCTCCCACGACCTCCAAGAACCCCTCCGGATGGTCTCGAGCTACCTCCGCCTCCTCGAACGCCGCTGCGAGAACGACCTCGACGACGAGGGAAAGGAGTACCTCGAGATCGCCGTCGACAGCGCCGACCGCATGAGCGCGATGGTCGACGGTCTCCTCAGGTACTCCCGCGTCGCCTCGAACGACGACCCCCTCGAACCGGTCGACCTCGACGCCGTCCTCGCGGACGTTCGAAGCGACCTCCGCATGCAGATCCAAGAAACCGACGCCGAGATCACGGCCCACCCGCTCCCCGAGGTCATGGGCCAGGCGGACCAGCTCCACCAGGTGGTCCAGAACCTGCTGTCGAACGCAATCCACTACAGCGGCGAGGGGCCCCCACGCATCGACGTCTCGGCCGAACGGACCGACAAAGACGAGATGTGGACCGTCACCGTCCGCGACGAGGGGATCGGGATCGACCCGCTGGACGCCGACTCGATCTTCGACCTGTTCCAGCGGGTCCCCACGGACGGGGGCCACGACGGGTCGGGGATCGGCCTCGCGCTCTGTGAGCAGATCGTCGAACGCCACGGCGGCGAGATCTGGGTGGAGTCCGAACCCGGCGAGGGGTCGGCGTTTTCGTTCACGCTGCCCGCCGTCGAGGGAGGCGACGGGGATGAGTGA
- a CDS encoding SDR family NAD(P)-dependent oxidoreductase, whose translation MAGRRFEGRTALVTGAAAGIGRATAKRLASDGVVTDVDGEGGEETLALLENEGGNSEFRELDVTDAGGFEECVEEVAAERGLDALVNNAGIGHETAAVEETDRSTLDRVIDVNCKGVWNGCRAALPIMKAQESGVIVNVASLAGLIGLPKQAAYSLTKGAVVNFTRTVAVEAGPYGVRANAVCPGFIETALGEAFFEGRDDPEKARARMEAQYPLKRLGRPEEVADAIAYLASDEASYVTGHGLVLDGGYSIA comes from the coding sequence ATGGCTGGAAGACGGTTCGAAGGCCGGACGGCACTGGTGACGGGGGCGGCCGCGGGAATCGGTCGGGCGACCGCGAAGCGACTGGCGAGCGACGGCGTCGTCACCGACGTCGACGGCGAGGGCGGCGAGGAGACGCTCGCCCTGCTCGAAAACGAGGGCGGGAACAGCGAGTTCCGGGAACTGGACGTGACCGACGCCGGCGGGTTCGAGGAGTGTGTAGAGGAGGTCGCGGCCGAACGAGGCCTCGACGCCCTCGTGAACAACGCCGGGATCGGCCACGAGACGGCGGCCGTCGAGGAGACCGACCGCTCGACGCTGGACCGGGTGATCGACGTCAACTGCAAGGGCGTCTGGAACGGCTGTCGGGCGGCGCTTCCAATCATGAAAGCGCAGGAATCGGGTGTGATCGTCAATGTGGCTTCGCTCGCCGGACTGATCGGCCTCCCCAAACAGGCCGCCTACTCGCTTACGAAGGGCGCGGTGGTGAACTTCACGCGGACCGTGGCCGTCGAAGCGGGCCCCTACGGGGTGCGCGCGAACGCGGTCTGTCCGGGCTTCATCGAGACCGCGTTGGGCGAGGCGTTCTTCGAGGGGCGGGACGATCCCGAGAAGGCCAGAGCGCGAATGGAGGCCCAGTACCCACTGAAACGCCTCGGTCGCCCGGAGGAGGTCGCCGACGCCATCGCGTATCTCGCCAGCGACGAGGCGAGTTACGTCACCGGTCACGGCCTCGTCCTCGACGGCGGTTACTCGATCGCGTAG
- a CDS encoding helix-turn-helix domain-containing protein, translating into MADSTPTTCDADGTCYCPLASVLDTLSGKYAMGVLSIVDAHGPVRFAEIERRLPSASASTVSTRLKELRETGLLVRTQYDEIPPRVEYELTDDGKDVRGRLDPLLDWVTETER; encoded by the coding sequence ATGGCCGATTCGACCCCCACGACGTGTGACGCCGACGGGACCTGCTACTGTCCGCTCGCGAGCGTGCTCGACACCCTCAGTGGGAAGTACGCGATGGGCGTCCTCAGCATCGTCGACGCCCACGGACCGGTTCGGTTCGCCGAGATCGAACGGCGGCTCCCGAGCGCGAGCGCGTCGACGGTCTCCACACGACTGAAGGAGTTGCGGGAGACCGGCCTGCTCGTCCGAACCCAGTACGACGAGATCCCGCCACGGGTCGAGTACGAACTGACCGACGACGGGAAGGACGTTCGAGGGCGACTCGACCCGCTGTTGGACTGGGTGACGGAAACGGAACGCTAA